The genome window tggttctataACATCTCTAAAAGCTCAATtaaattgatcttttttttcttttcttatgaaTTGTCAGAGTCTATTTTCAAGCTGATTTCGGTCATCCTTCAAATTGACATACGTAGGAGATTTGAACGAAAATTTATACCCATGAGTTGTAATGATAATACAATGatggaattattttattttattttttattatattttttttatggatcatttgaatgtcaaattaatatttaagaTAAATTGATAACATCAAAGATGTTTATAGTTCATCTACATATCTGGGTgtttataacaaaaatgttcaaaattcaaatctctaTTCTCCAACTTAGTATGTATCAAattacaaaagaataaaaatttacactAAAAAGTCAcactattaatttataaatacatgttttcaatAAGGTTTAAATGGGGTAGCTCCATCCATTGTATAGCTATCATTTTTTTCAtgataatacaaataaaaagtaCTAAGAGTTTCCAGGAGCACAGTAACACAACCCAATAATACAAGTATGCCAATATAGGTTGCTTTCCACCTCTGTCCTGGCTCCAAAATTTGAATCCCTATAAAGACATTAACGATACCCAAAGTAATTGTTCCATAACCAACGAAGAAATGGAATATACTCCATATAATCCTGTACTTGCGCTCCTTCGGCCTAATAGAATGGCCAACGATCACCTGAATTGTTGCGAGACAAAAAAGAGTAATGCCAATACATCCATGAGTTTTATACCTCAATCCAGATAATTGTGCACCAAGGTTGAGTCCAGTTGCCCAGCCAACAAGACCAATAATGTACCCGGAAGATTGACATGCAACATGAAGCTTAAACCATATCGGGTCTGTTGTTTTGAACACCTTCAAATACCTTGCTATAAGAACTCCTACAGGCAGCATAATACCCCAGCTAATGCTACACATGATTCCATGAAAGCTCTTCAATACTATTAATTTTCCTCCTCTTCCTTGTTTAACATTTCCtgatagaaaattcaaagtacCATAGGAGCGAAGCTCGTGTCTAAGTAAACTATGAATTTTAGGAACATTATTCCTATACATTGGACCTTTTTGCCACACATGATCCACCATGATGGTTTCTCTAGGAAGCTGAAAGGTGGCAAAGATGGTGATTGAGTTATTTTCATACATGGCTGAGACGTCATAGACAAGAAAACTTAGAGCCCCTTCTTTAAGAGAGGTTCTATAACTGCTTATAGGAGATGTATAGGCTATTAGGTTCCCATCATTTCTTGTGTGTGCAACAAAAACTTGAGCGTCAATCATACCAATTGAAGTGGGATTGATGCCCCATGAAATCCAGGTTGAGAAAATATCGATGCCCGGTTGCCTAAAAGCAATCTCAACCATGCCAGATGATATATTGTAATTCCAATAAAGGGTTGAATTTAACACAGGCAAATTTGAGCATGCGGTAAAGTTCTTGCGAGGAAACTCGGAGTTAAAAGAACACTGTGCCTTGCATAAAAAGATGGCATTCGAAAAGAAGACCATGAGGAACAATAGTAATAATTTGTTGAAGAAAATCCTAACCATGACTGGCAAACTAAATCACACACAAAACCAAATTGAAAAGATGGTTAAAGAAAGAGAGCAAAGCTTGAAAATATATCTTAAgggtatttttcaaaaaaacaatcgcttaactctctctctttattaggatttaaggaaatctattgGTAGAATACCTTAGGAAATCTAGAAGATCGAatccctttatatatatatatagtgttttgGCTCGGTGGTTAGTCCTTGCGTATTCATGGTCTATTTAGAAATTTACTAATTTCATGGTCATTTCCTTTGGTTATTTCTATCCACACAGCACTGTTCCAGAGTTTTATTCAATTTTGTgactttccttctttttctttttttttttatgggaattttGTGACTTTCCTTGTATTGGAGAACTATTGTTGGATTGaataaaacaattatatataatgttttGAGTCAGTGGTTATTCCTAAGTTCTCCTGATTtagaaattttctaattttctggTCCTTTCCTAATTTAGTTGTTCAATTTGCgacttctctttctttcttttttttttttttttttttttttttttttttttttttttgagagagagagagaagagtttgGCTTAACATGTGaatgttgttttgaattttggatTGGAGAATTATGATAAGCTCAATATGTTTAGAATTTAAATCAGGGtgtgatattttttaaatgggtttcaattttatttatttattataactaCAACTCTACAAGACTCTTATCCTTATTGAATTCAGTCTCTTGTTTACAACTTGTGAAAATGCTCACAATTTGGATCTGTATGAAATTGGACAATATCTACGCTTCTTGGAAGTAAAGTAGTCCTGGGATTTTGTATGGACCTAGAGCGTTCTCATCTGGATGAAATGCAAAATAGATGATGGCGGTTTTCCTAGCCTAAAAGAGCAAAAACAACCCCACATCCGATCATCCATCCCTGTTCAAAATTTCGCATATTGACACTTAAACATCTAAATTTGCTTATCCCCATAGCAACATCTATAAGTATAAACTTAAACCCAATTATCTTTTTCCAACTGCAATTAAATTAACTAACCGTGAATCCGTGCGTTacgcgtgataattatttttatagtgattttattaattttttttttacaatttaaactaatttaataatgagtaatgtattttgtaatcgtatttttgtttatttaataatgagtaatgtattttgtaatcgtatttttgtttattataagaacaatcataaatgtaatataggaacaatcataaatcataaatataaattttgtcatactaaaatgaaaataatacaattttttcaaaaaaattcaaaaggcaagttaacaaaaatattcattttttaataaaagttatttataacattttgtgaatcattaaaaagaatataaaatttagaaattattcttctagttttaaacaaactttctcaaaccttattttttctacctacaatccaaaacaccgaAAAacgtaactaaaaaaattaataaaactaaaaaataattaattggaccaattaggaaaacaatttgttgttgataatttattaagattttttttatatggaaatTGTAATTTcgtccacccaaaacatatggttaaataaacaattattaaaagaaatctaagaattaaatttctatatatgcattgttataaaataataataattattaaaataaaattgcaaaagcttAAATTTGTCACTCATccgattattttcgtttggctaacttttacttttctctaaataaatgatattatagagtacttctaatacaactattaagagtattttgtccaccacaaaggattaaaaaataaacaaaaattagtgaagtctcatagtttagcatctaaattgagcactataaaaatcatgttatataatagaaaaaataccaaattacaataaataccaaattatccaagtcatgctatgtaatagaataatattatatttttatatgctatatttaattctttataacgcaataggataacatttaacaaaaaacaaaaaaacaaaaaaaaaacaacaattaaaaaaaaatcgcaTTAGcccaaagtagagttttaaagaatattaaatattattaaccTAAAGCTGagatacaagaaaaataaaaatatccaccaaaaaattgagagagagagagagaaagaaagagagagagagagagagagaaaaccttttttgtgagggaaaattatgcatagaatggaagagatggtaacaaatttatagtaagaggttgtgaataagaagagacaaaaataaagcaaaatgaaggaaaagatgaagaatgatattaatgtagagggtagtggggagataaaaaggtaaagtagagagaaaggttggagatgttgtggagagatgaaaaggtaagggaggggagaaaggttggagaagtgtaaatattaaaaaaaataaatgttaaaaacaattatagaaaaaattggaaagaaaaatataataacgTGGACGCTGATATGGCTCAACTGGagcataacaacaataaatattacacttcaatttttaaatatagatatatatatatatatatatatatagagagagagagagagagagagagagagagagagagagagaagaggatgcgaataagaagagataaaaataaaggaagatgaagaaaaaaaggaagaataatattaatgtagagggtagtggggagatgaaaatgtaaaggaggaaaaaaaattgaagaagtagtgggaaaatgaaaaggtaaggggGGGAGAAAGAtcggagaagtgtaaatattaaaaaaattaatgttaaaaaaaattataggaaaattggaaagaaaaaatataataacgTAGATGCCGATGTGGCTTAATTGAAACATAGTAATATAAATGTTACGCtgcaacttttagatatatatagatagatgatatgtatctctctctctctgccttgGATTGGGTGTTGTTAAGgtattgcatttatttatttattttggtgtgTGTATAAAATATAGAgtattttattgtgataaattgcaaaataaaaaatgagatataGGGTATGTGCATTAAAGTTGTTATCTTAAATAGATAAACTAACTTTTTGGGGACTTGaaatgcatttttattttttattttcacatttttgaaTGGGAATGCTCTGACTAGTACATGGCTAGCCCTTAATGTTACAAGTGTGAGAGCATCTCTAGAAGtctctccaaatttttgtactgtttggaaaGTGAACGATTCATTTTACCTTTTAGCTACTTACTTATTCAAATATACTATCTAACAAATTctctagttttttatttatcccatttaaatattattttttcatttttttaatctttctttgtttgttttattttaaaagtattatgaaaatattgtaatagtatttctcaattttaatttcttattctttattttattttttcattcttctaattattttttttttcaactatacgatttctttttgctaaaaaaaaaactatacaatttcttcttttcttttcttttttttcttttttcatctttgttttttctcctccacacacgtatcTCCATTCACCACTCctctttcatctctttttttctcctccacattatctcatatttctttttatttttctacctcTTCTCCTCTAGGACCACCACATTGTCTTtgtccttctttttttttcctacaaattgATGCACACCTTTGAGAGAAGGCCAGTGGAGATCGAGAGTCACCGGAAGGACAAAGCCGTCGGAGTCACCATGCAACACCACCCCGTCCTCCTCCCTACCGCTAGACAgatcaacctttttttttttttttcctgattcaACTTTGttgttataataataaatagattttgtattatgttttatgttttgattaTGTGAGACATTTGAGTCTCTGAGAGAGAAGCAAAGAAACTAAAACAAAGAGatgagaggaaagagaaagaattgttttttttattgaattgtttgatttttttttaagtagaaaaattcatttggagTTGTTATAGTGTTCTCTAAATTAAGAAAACTACTgtagcaacttcaaaaaaaaaaaaaatggaaatttttaattttagagaaCATTATctcatatttctttttatttttctacctc of Quercus lobata isolate SW786 chromosome 8, ValleyOak3.0 Primary Assembly, whole genome shotgun sequence contains these proteins:
- the LOC115958588 gene encoding cytochrome b561 and DOMON domain-containing protein At5g47530-like, which gives rise to MVRIFFNKLLLLFLMVFFSNAIFLCKAQCSFNSEFPRKNFTACSNLPVLNSTLYWNYNISSGMVEIAFRQPGIDIFSTWISWGINPTSIGMIDAQVFVAHTRNDGNLIAYTSPISSYRTSLKEGALSFLVYDVSAMYENNSITIFATFQLPRETIMVDHVWQKGPMYRNNVPKIHSLLRHELRSYGTLNFLSGNVKQGRGGKLIVLKSFHGIMCSISWGIMLPVGVLIARYLKVFKTTDPIWFKLHVACQSSGYIIGLVGWATGLNLGAQLSGLRYKTHGCIGITLFCLATIQVIVGHSIRPKERKYRIIWSIFHFFVGYGTITLGIVNVFIGIQILEPGQRWKATYIGILVLLGCVTVLLETLSTFYLYYHEKNDSYTMDGATPFKPY